A window from Candidatus Woesearchaeota archaeon encodes these proteins:
- a CDS encoding AAA family ATPase has protein sequence MAYYVIIRGPLGCGKTTIAKEICARIGAKYFSVDEILSTHDLENDREEGYISQKSFIKANDILVKLAKPFLEKGMNVIFDGNFYWKSQIEDLQKKLKFGGQVFTLKATLNLCITRDKNREKTLGVGAASVVYTKSTEFDYGNLVDVSQPIEKCVREIIEQLPK, from the coding sequence ATGGCTTATTATGTTATCATTAGAGGTCCGTTGGGTTGTGGAAAAACAACTATTGCAAAGGAAATATGCGCAAGAATTGGAGCAAAATATTTCTCAGTAGATGAAATTTTATCAACACATGATTTAGAAAATGATCGTGAAGAAGGATATATTTCTCAAAAGAGTTTTATTAAGGCAAATGATATTTTAGTTAAATTAGCAAAACCTTTTTTAGAAAAAGGAATGAATGTTATTTTTGACGGTAATTTTTATTGGAAATCACAAATTGAAGATTTACAAAAGAAACTAAAATTTGGTGGGCAAGTATTTACATTAAAAGCAACACTAAATCTTTGTATAACTCGCGATAAAAATCGAGAAAAAACATTAGGAGTTGGTGCTGCGAGTGTAGTTTATACAAAATCAACAGAGTTTGATTATGGGAATTTAGTTGATGTGAGTCAACCCATAGAAAAATGTGTTCGAGAAATTATTGAACAACTGCCTAAATAG
- a CDS encoding TrkH family potassium uptake protein → MRLILKYLGFFLLLTSLLRIIPLISAIFFKENLLWHFISILAFALPGVLLLQIKLQKDKNNTFGITEAFALTALSFILISILSATTFLPHTNYNFNDALFESVSGFTTTGLSIFDNVELLPKSVLLWRAQTQWIGGLGIVILFLFMFDFLRSDKSNSSSTNMKISSISNLFHANASIHKSDVSQRESITKTIQIYLMFTFGGFLLLWATGLSIFEALSIAFTAISTGGFSVTNSFYQNPFQLGIISLLMILGATSYVFHQKIFKKKFKEAFEKTQFRFFFLILFCFCAIAFMFLRDVKIVIFQIISSLTTTGFSITPHVEWILYPQMLIFLVMICMVIGGATGSTAGGIKTYRIWLLLKSIPWKIKKLTSPPNAIIPLKIKGEAIDEESALWTYVFFFAYILFLSFGILMFMVMGFDFFNSSFQVFSALGTVGLQSMSLATIPWVGKYILMILMLLGRLEIFPLLILVYKIFKK, encoded by the coding sequence ATGAGGTTAATTTTAAAATATCTTGGATTTTTTCTTTTATTGACATCTCTTCTTAGAATTATTCCGTTAATTAGTGCAATATTTTTTAAAGAAAATTTATTGTGGCATTTTATTTCAATTCTTGCATTCGCATTACCAGGAGTTTTATTATTACAAATTAAACTTCAAAAAGATAAAAATAATACGTTCGGAATTACTGAAGCATTTGCATTAACTGCGCTTTCTTTTATTTTAATTTCAATTCTTAGTGCAACCACCTTTTTACCGCACACAAATTATAATTTTAATGACGCTTTATTTGAATCAGTCTCAGGATTTACTACAACTGGTTTAAGTATTTTTGATAATGTTGAATTATTACCCAAAAGTGTTTTGCTTTGGAGAGCTCAAACTCAATGGATTGGAGGTCTTGGAATTGTTATTTTATTTTTGTTTATGTTTGATTTTTTAAGAAGTGATAAATCAAATTCATCGAGCACTAATATGAAAATTAGTTCTATTTCAAATTTATTTCACGCAAATGCTTCAATTCACAAATCAGATGTTAGTCAACGTGAATCAATTACAAAAACAATTCAAATTTATTTAATGTTTACATTTGGAGGATTTTTACTTTTATGGGCTACAGGCCTTAGCATTTTTGAAGCATTATCAATAGCATTCACTGCAATTTCTACAGGAGGATTTTCGGTTACTAATTCATTTTATCAAAATCCATTTCAACTAGGAATAATTAGTTTACTAATGATTCTTGGTGCAACATCATATGTATTTCATCAAAAAATTTTCAAAAAGAAATTTAAAGAAGCTTTTGAAAAAACGCAATTTAGATTTTTCTTTTTAATTTTATTTTGTTTTTGTGCAATTGCATTTATGTTTTTAAGAGATGTAAAAATTGTTATTTTTCAAATCATTTCTTCACTTACGACAACTGGATTTTCAATAACTCCTCACGTTGAATGGATTTTATATCCTCAAATGCTTATTTTTCTAGTTATGATTTGTATGGTTATTGGAGGTGCCACAGGTTCCACTGCAGGAGGAATTAAAACTTATCGTATTTGGTTGTTACTCAAATCTATTCCTTGGAAAATTAAAAAATTAACCTCTCCTCCTAATGCGATAATCCCATTAAAAATTAAAGGTGAAGCAATCGATGAAGAAAGTGCTTTATGGACTTATGTTTTTTTCTTTGCATATATTTTATTTTTAAGTTTTGGAATTTTAATGTTTATGGTTATGGGTTTTGATTTTTTTAATTCTAGTTTTCAAGTTTTTTCAGCTCTTGGAACTGTAGGATTACAATCTATGTCACTTGCCACAATTCCTTGGGTTGGAAAATATATTTTAATGATTCTTATGCTTCTTGGAAGACTAGAAATATTCCCATTATTAATTTTAGTGTATAAAATATTTAAAAAATAA
- a CDS encoding 50S ribosomal protein L21e: MVQRIGGARRKTRNKFKKPVRSRGKISISKFFQELVAGDTVQLLAEPAYQKGMYFRRFHGKAGVVKSKRGKCYEIAIKDFNKAKMLIVHPVHLKKIA, encoded by the coding sequence ATGGTACAAAGAATTGGTGGAGCAAGAAGAAAAACAAGAAATAAATTCAAAAAACCGGTTAGAAGTAGAGGTAAAATTAGCATTTCCAAATTTTTCCAAGAACTTGTTGCGGGAGATACAGTCCAATTACTTGCAGAGCCAGCTTATCAAAAAGGAATGTATTTTAGAAGATTCCATGGTAAAGCAGGTGTTGTTAAAAGCAAACGTGGCAAGTGTTATGAAATTGCAATCAAAGATTTCAACAAAGCAAAGATGTTAATCGTTCATCCAGTACATTTGAAAAAAATAGCTTAA
- a CDS encoding ZPR1 zinc finger domain-containing protein: MSEDEKKLDLKPVEPPEVVGGELCPICNTKNLVLREEELEIPFFGNVYVFSMTCSNCKFHKADLECKEKREPAKYTLVIDSEEDMKIRVVRSSEAVIKLQRIGSIEPGPAAQGFITNVEGIINRIQKQVELLKESEDDNTIKKKAKNVIKKLGRIKWGQDSATLVIEDPSGNSVIISDKVKKSKL; this comes from the coding sequence ATGAGTGAAGATGAAAAAAAATTAGACTTAAAACCGGTTGAACCTCCCGAAGTTGTAGGTGGTGAACTTTGTCCTATATGTAATACAAAAAACCTAGTTTTGCGTGAAGAAGAATTAGAAATTCCTTTCTTTGGGAATGTTTATGTGTTTTCAATGACTTGTAGTAATTGTAAATTTCATAAAGCAGATTTGGAATGTAAAGAAAAACGAGAGCCTGCAAAATATACTTTGGTAATTGACTCTGAAGAAGATATGAAAATTAGAGTTGTAAGAAGTTCTGAAGCAGTAATAAAATTACAAAGAATTGGCTCAATTGAACCTGGACCTGCAGCACAAGGATTTATTACTAATGTTGAAGGAATAATTAATAGGATTCAAAAACAAGTAGAACTTTTGAAAGAATCAGAAGATGATAATACCATTAAGAAAAAAGCAAAAAATGTTATTAAAAAATTAGGTCGAATTAAATGGGGACAAGATAGCGCAACACTCGTTATTGAAGATCCTAGTGGAAATAGCGTAATTATTTCTGATAAAGTTAAAAAAAGTAAATTGTAA
- a CDS encoding metallophosphoesterase — protein sequence MLITKDFEIIDLALWMPNQGFLIIADLHMGFEEALTKQGILIPKFHFKDLILRLKKIIQTIKKRKSKNNINKIIINGDLKHNFGIIGEDEWRDVLKLIDFLKKECEELILIKGNHDTTLQHISRKRHLTTKPYFLFNNTLIIHGDKPIKLLIKQLVKENNTKITTTIIGHEHTAISLSTPTRTEKFKCFLYGKYQLTLLKKIDLITLPSFNLVTEGTDVIKEKLLSPILKTVNLKNFNVYIIGDQVYNFGKIKNLIKK from the coding sequence ATGCTAATAACAAAAGATTTTGAAATTATTGATCTCGCACTTTGGATGCCCAATCAAGGATTTTTAATAATCGCAGATTTACATATGGGTTTTGAAGAAGCGCTAACAAAACAGGGGATATTAATTCCAAAATTTCATTTTAAAGATTTGATTTTAAGACTTAAAAAAATTATCCAAACAATAAAAAAAAGAAAATCCAAAAACAACATAAACAAAATTATAATTAATGGAGATCTTAAGCACAACTTTGGAATTATTGGAGAAGATGAATGGCGAGATGTTTTAAAGTTAATCGATTTCTTAAAAAAAGAATGTGAAGAATTAATTTTAATTAAAGGAAATCACGATACAACCTTACAACATATTTCAAGAAAAAGACACTTAACAACTAAACCTTATTTTTTATTCAACAACACATTAATTATTCATGGAGATAAACCAATTAAATTATTAATCAAACAATTAGTTAAAGAAAACAATACTAAAATTACTACAACAATTATTGGTCACGAACATACTGCAATCTCACTATCAACTCCTACTCGAACAGAAAAATTCAAATGTTTCCTATACGGAAAATATCAACTGACCTTGCTAAAAAAAATCGATCTAATCACTCTCCCAAGTTTTAATTTAGTAACAGAAGGAACTGATGTAATCAAAGAAAAACTTCTTAGTCCAATTCTAAAAACTGTCAATCTCAAAAACTTTAACGTATATATTATAGGAGATCAAGTTTATAACTTTGGAAAAATTAAGAATTTAATAAAAAAATAA
- a CDS encoding DUF655 domain-containing protein: MEIRREREEEIVILDFLPNGYAFDSRPSHRKTPIGQGIGKKHFTLLELVPKKDVFLQPNQEVYIGEGKREEIHHITGKIPYSKLTSTARSTVEYIVQDLIKDKEADFVEFFNTARPLTTRMHQLELLPGLGKKHMWAILEERKGDPFKSFEDLKSRVKLIPDPEKVVLKRVLLELEDKEKHKLFVD; encoded by the coding sequence ATGGAAATTAGACGAGAACGTGAAGAAGAAATAGTAATTTTGGACTTTTTACCTAATGGGTATGCGTTTGATTCAAGACCATCTCATCGTAAAACTCCAATCGGCCAGGGTATTGGCAAAAAACATTTTACTTTACTAGAACTAGTTCCAAAAAAAGACGTTTTTTTACAACCAAATCAAGAAGTATACATTGGAGAAGGTAAACGTGAAGAAATTCACCACATTACTGGAAAAATTCCTTATAGTAAATTAACTTCTACTGCAAGATCTACTGTAGAATACATTGTTCAAGATTTAATAAAAGATAAAGAAGCGGATTTTGTTGAGTTTTTTAATACAGCAAGACCATTAACTACTAGAATGCACCAACTTGAACTTTTACCTGGACTTGGTAAAAAACATATGTGGGCAATTTTAGAAGAAAGAAAAGGAGATCCATTCAAAAGTTTTGAAGATCTTAAAAGTCGAGTTAAATTAATTCCTGATCCTGAAAAAGTTGTTCTTAAAAGAGTTCTATTAGAACTTGAAGATAAAGAAAAACATAAATTATTTGTAGATTAA
- the sepF gene encoding cell division protein SepF: MGFLDKLKGKLSASSDDFEPTTHGDDYVEITPDSGTEKHSKIIIRPFVIEEFSDVKGVLDALREGYTIALVNIRPLKDKDLVELKRAVNKLKKTCEAVEGDIAGFSDDWIAVTPSFASIYREKTPPVKNMEMDDDY; this comes from the coding sequence ATGGGTTTTTTAGACAAATTAAAAGGGAAGCTCTCAGCAAGTTCTGATGACTTTGAACCAACAACACATGGAGATGATTATGTTGAAATCACGCCTGATTCAGGTACTGAAAAACATTCTAAAATTATAATTAGACCATTCGTAATTGAAGAATTTAGTGATGTTAAAGGAGTACTCGATGCATTAAGAGAAGGATATACTATAGCACTCGTAAATATTAGACCATTAAAAGATAAAGATTTGGTAGAATTAAAGCGAGCAGTAAATAAACTTAAGAAAACATGCGAAGCAGTGGAAGGAGATATTGCTGGATTTAGTGATGATTGGATCGCGGTTACTCCAAGTTTTGCTAGCATTTATCGAGAAAAAACTCCTCCTGTTAAAAACATGGAAATGGATGACGATTATTAA
- a CDS encoding Lrp/AsnC family transcriptional regulator: protein MDKINQKIIQELDKNPKVPLTKLSKKLRISQQVADYRIKRMIESGQIKKFGTIINLNSLKQEHYRIFFTFSNKYSNKEIFSYLKKQKGIYWTARVGGRYDLLIVLFVFNFQIHDSFIDALNTKFPGLIKEYSSNYGTDYFLYKHKYFNKDDVIIHYSCNDQRIDVDKLDLEIIKEIKDNCRMSSVELGKKYAVSYKTILNRIKSLEQKKIILGYRLFLESPKLKSFTVLFSFQNYSRSEEKSLINYIAQIPTITQAIKLYGQWGLNLQIKANNNEELQNILIDLKNKFSILNSHEIIPIFEDIEINLCPI from the coding sequence ATGGACAAAATTAATCAGAAAATCATCCAAGAATTAGATAAAAATCCAAAAGTACCACTAACAAAATTATCTAAAAAACTTAGAATTTCTCAACAAGTTGCAGATTATAGAATCAAACGAATGATTGAATCTGGACAAATAAAAAAATTTGGAACAATCATCAATCTAAATTCATTAAAACAAGAACACTACCGAATTTTTTTTACTTTTAGTAATAAATATTCTAACAAAGAAATATTTTCTTATTTAAAAAAACAAAAAGGAATTTACTGGACTGCAAGAGTTGGAGGAAGATATGATTTACTTATTGTCTTATTTGTTTTTAATTTTCAAATTCACGACTCATTTATCGATGCATTAAATACTAAATTTCCAGGACTAATTAAAGAATATTCATCAAATTACGGAACTGACTATTTTCTTTACAAACATAAATATTTTAACAAAGATGACGTAATTATTCACTACAGCTGCAATGATCAAAGAATAGATGTAGACAAATTAGATTTAGAAATAATTAAAGAAATCAAAGATAATTGTAGGATGTCTTCAGTAGAATTAGGAAAAAAATATGCAGTTAGTTACAAAACAATTCTTAACCGCATTAAATCATTAGAACAAAAAAAAATAATTTTAGGATATAGACTTTTTCTTGAATCTCCCAAACTTAAATCATTCACAGTTTTATTTTCATTTCAAAACTACTCTCGTTCAGAAGAGAAATCATTAATCAATTATATCGCTCAAATTCCAACCATAACCCAAGCAATCAAATTATATGGCCAATGGGGGTTAAACTTACAAATTAAAGCAAATAATAATGAAGAATTACAAAATATCCTTATTGATTTAAAAAATAAATTTAGTATTTTAAATTCTCATGAAATCATTCCAATATTTGAAGATATAGAAATAAACTTGTGCCCTATTTAG
- a CDS encoding TrkA family potassium uptake protein, producing MKVIISGAGQIGKTIASVLTAEKYDVVIVEIVEDTAKEIANNSTALVIHGDASDMSILKQAGIETCDAIIAATGDDKTNVMICEIAKESEVAKIIARVNTAGNEELFNKMEVSAVSSVSSVVSAIKRNLTDLREEKTILTLGKGDVQVITITVGNNSKAIDMTPAVIKSAIIGAIYRNSDLIIPKPDTQIKEGDLLIITLKSKDLPKIKKLLLGDS from the coding sequence ATGAAAGTAATTATTTCTGGTGCAGGTCAAATAGGTAAAACTATTGCAAGCGTTCTTACTGCTGAAAAATATGATGTAGTGATTGTTGAAATTGTTGAAGATACAGCAAAAGAAATTGCTAATAATTCTACAGCATTAGTTATTCATGGTGATGCTAGTGATATGAGCATTCTAAAACAAGCGGGCATTGAAACTTGTGACGCAATTATTGCAGCAACGGGTGATGATAAAACAAATGTTATGATTTGTGAGATTGCAAAAGAATCAGAAGTAGCAAAAATTATTGCACGAGTTAATACTGCCGGCAATGAAGAATTATTTAATAAAATGGAAGTTTCTGCAGTCTCTTCAGTTTCAAGCGTAGTTTCTGCAATTAAACGTAACTTAACAGACCTACGTGAAGAAAAAACTATTCTAACTCTTGGTAAAGGAGATGTTCAAGTAATAACTATTACAGTTGGAAATAATAGCAAAGCAATTGATATGACTCCTGCAGTTATTAAATCAGCAATTATTGGTGCAATTTATCGTAATAGTGATTTAATCATTCCAAAACCTGACACTCAAATTAAAGAAGGGGATTTATTGATTATCACACTTAAATCTAAAGACTTACCAAAAATTAAAAAATTATTATTGGGAGACTCCTAA
- the mtnP gene encoding S-methyl-5'-thioadenosine phosphorylase, with protein sequence MKIGLIGGSGLDNPNILNSIEEIDIDTPYGKPTAIIKKGEINGVTVLILARHGINHQYSPTQVNYRANIWALKELGCTHILATTAVGSLREKIGRGDFVVLDQFIDFTKHRKITFYDSFEKEMAHPPMATPFDNSLRTLLIESCSELDFRCHKTGTVVTIEGPRFSTKAESHMFRLWGADVINMSIAPECILANELKLPYSAVAMSTDYDCWKEDEEAVTWESVLKIFKDNASRVTDLLLKTISKTNKLDQKGELHD encoded by the coding sequence ATAAAAATTGGTTTAATAGGTGGTTCTGGACTTGATAATCCTAATATTTTGAATTCTATTGAAGAAATTGATATTGATACTCCTTATGGAAAACCAACAGCTATAATTAAAAAAGGAGAAATTAATGGAGTAACTGTATTAATTTTAGCAAGACATGGAATTAATCATCAGTATTCTCCAACGCAAGTTAATTATCGTGCAAATATTTGGGCGTTAAAAGAACTTGGATGCACTCATATTTTAGCTACGACTGCTGTTGGAAGTTTGCGTGAAAAAATTGGCAGAGGAGATTTCGTTGTACTGGATCAGTTTATTGATTTCACGAAACATAGAAAAATTACTTTTTATGATTCTTTTGAAAAAGAAATGGCACATCCTCCTATGGCAACTCCGTTTGATAATTCGTTACGAACTTTGTTAATTGAATCTTGTTCTGAATTAGATTTTAGGTGTCATAAAACTGGAACTGTTGTTACCATAGAAGGACCTAGATTTTCAACAAAAGCCGAAAGTCACATGTTTAGATTGTGGGGTGCTGATGTAATAAATATGTCTATTGCGCCTGAATGTATTCTTGCAAACGAACTTAAACTTCCTTATTCTGCTGTCGCAATGTCAACTGATTATGATTGTTGGAAAGAAGATGAAGAAGCAGTAACTTGGGAATCAGTATTAAAAATTTTTAAAGATAATGCATCAAGGGTTACAGATCTTCTTTTAAAAACTATAAGTAAAACTAATAAATTAGACCAAAAAGGTGAGTTACATGATTAA
- the metG gene encoding methionine--tRNA ligase, which produces MVEENQPKQTTEEKATETQQKVTTETEFNAAEQLESGEVESLDLAQAEMENSMPAKVNKAELSDNSAQETAELDNNEEKMMGTMVGKVNKERKKVLITSALPYVNNVPHLGNIIGCVLSADVFARFCRLKDWDTLYICGTDEHGTATETKAIEEGLTPKQICDKYYAIHKQVYEWFGCSFDAFGRTSAENHKDMTQSLFKKLYANGLISKNDVEQLFCENCDKFLSDRFVEGECPHCNSDKARGDQCDSCGKLLNAVELIDPKCKTCGAEPTLRVSKHLFLDLPKMQKQLNEWADMQMDLGDWPVNARRITKAWLKEGLKERCISRDLKWGVPIPLDGYTDKVFYVWFDAPIGYISITQSVRPDWKEWWSNPDIKLYQFMAKDNVAFHSIIFPATLMGTNDSWNLVYHLASTEYLNYESGKFSKSYKQGVFGDDAISTGIKPDVWRYYLLINRPENSDTQFTWKDFQEKNNNELLANLGNFVNRALTFTKKSFEGKIPEVKLEIIDKEFIFEINKNLMELNQHLEAVKLKDALRTIMHISRLGNQYFQTQEPWAAIKTDISKASTTLAICTNLVKLLGVIVQPFLPFTSKEIGVQLNMDLSKESWPLEFFIENCGHEIGEPKAMFSKLEDDFILELQTKFSGDQQIKDATNERKQYDLFVAVDLRVGKVISVNDHPGAEKLYILKLDLGSEERQLVAGLKGHLSKDEICGKKIVIVSNLKPAKLRGELSQGMILAAETKEKVVLVQAVDAELGERVFVKGVESKPVKDLDIKEFAKINLTTDSDGQIVSEEGILETETGDVVAKGIGSGATIR; this is translated from the coding sequence ATGGTAGAAGAAAACCAACCAAAACAAACAACAGAAGAAAAAGCAACAGAGACACAACAAAAAGTAACAACAGAAACAGAATTTAATGCTGCAGAACAACTTGAATCAGGAGAAGTTGAAAGTTTAGATTTAGCGCAAGCTGAAATGGAAAATTCAATGCCTGCAAAAGTGAATAAAGCAGAGTTAAGTGATAATTCAGCTCAGGAAACTGCTGAGTTAGATAATAATGAAGAAAAAATGATGGGAACTATGGTTGGAAAAGTGAATAAAGAACGAAAAAAAGTACTAATTACAAGCGCGTTACCTTATGTAAATAATGTGCCTCATTTAGGAAATATAATTGGATGTGTTTTAAGTGCAGATGTGTTTGCAAGATTTTGTCGATTAAAAGACTGGGACACATTATATATTTGTGGAACTGACGAACATGGAACTGCAACAGAAACAAAAGCAATTGAAGAAGGACTAACTCCTAAACAAATTTGTGACAAATATTATGCAATACACAAACAAGTTTATGAGTGGTTTGGATGTAGTTTTGATGCATTTGGAAGAACGTCTGCTGAGAACCACAAAGATATGACTCAATCCTTGTTTAAAAAATTATATGCAAATGGACTTATTTCAAAAAATGATGTAGAACAATTATTTTGTGAAAACTGTGATAAGTTTTTATCTGATAGATTTGTAGAAGGTGAATGTCCTCATTGTAATTCTGATAAGGCAAGAGGCGATCAATGCGACAGCTGTGGGAAATTATTAAATGCAGTTGAATTAATTGATCCGAAATGTAAAACTTGTGGGGCAGAACCTACTCTGAGAGTATCAAAACATTTATTTTTAGATTTACCTAAAATGCAAAAACAACTCAATGAATGGGCTGATATGCAGATGGATTTAGGTGATTGGCCAGTTAATGCAAGACGAATAACAAAAGCTTGGTTAAAAGAAGGACTAAAAGAGCGATGTATTTCAAGAGACTTAAAATGGGGTGTGCCTATTCCTTTAGATGGATATACTGATAAAGTATTTTATGTTTGGTTTGATGCTCCAATTGGATATATTTCAATTACTCAAAGTGTTCGACCTGACTGGAAAGAATGGTGGTCAAATCCGGATATAAAATTATATCAATTCATGGCAAAAGATAATGTTGCATTTCATTCAATAATATTTCCTGCAACTCTTATGGGAACTAATGATTCGTGGAATTTAGTGTATCACTTAGCATCAACAGAATACTTGAATTATGAATCTGGAAAGTTTTCAAAGAGTTACAAACAGGGAGTTTTTGGAGATGATGCAATAAGTACTGGAATTAAACCTGATGTTTGGAGATATTATCTTTTAATTAATCGACCAGAAAATTCAGATACTCAATTTACTTGGAAAGATTTTCAAGAAAAAAATAATAATGAATTGTTGGCTAATTTAGGTAATTTTGTAAATCGAGCATTAACATTTACTAAAAAAAGTTTTGAAGGAAAAATTCCTGAAGTTAAGTTAGAAATAATTGATAAAGAATTTATTTTTGAAATAAATAAAAATTTAATGGAATTAAATCAACATTTAGAAGCTGTAAAGTTGAAAGATGCACTAAGAACTATAATGCATATTTCCCGACTAGGAAATCAATACTTTCAAACTCAGGAACCTTGGGCTGCAATAAAAACAGACATATCAAAAGCGTCAACTACTCTCGCGATTTGCACTAATTTAGTTAAATTATTAGGTGTTATTGTTCAGCCGTTTTTACCTTTCACTTCAAAAGAAATTGGAGTTCAATTAAATATGGATTTAAGTAAAGAAAGTTGGCCACTTGAATTTTTTATTGAAAATTGTGGGCATGAAATTGGTGAACCAAAAGCCATGTTTAGTAAACTTGAAGATGATTTTATATTAGAACTTCAAACCAAATTTTCTGGAGATCAACAAATAAAAGACGCAACTAATGAACGAAAACAATATGATTTATTTGTGGCAGTTGATTTAAGAGTTGGAAAAGTTATTAGTGTAAATGATCATCCTGGTGCAGAAAAATTATATATTCTGAAATTAGATTTAGGATCAGAAGAACGACAACTAGTTGCAGGACTTAAAGGACATTTGTCTAAAGATGAAATTTGTGGCAAAAAAATAGTTATAGTTAGTAATTTAAAACCTGCAAAACTTAGAGGAGAACTAAGTCAAGGAATGATTCTTGCAGCAGAAACCAAAGAAAAAGTTGTACTTGTTCAAGCAGTTGATGCAGAACTTGGCGAAAGAGTTTTTGTTAAAGGAGTTGAATCTAAACCAGTTAAAGATTTAGATATTAAAGAATTTGCAAAAATTAATTTAACAACTGATTCTGATGGTCAAATTGTGTCTGAAGAAGGAATTTTAGAAACCGAAACAGGAGACGTTGTTGCTAAAGGAATTGGTTCTGGTGCAACGATAAGGTAA
- a CDS encoding thioredoxin family protein yields the protein MKSIKIILMSLMIVSLIFLIGCGGKPSGDLIKIQDAGFLTIEQCQVRGLQDKVLMIESKYCSHCEATLPDFIQACAEKGVEPEILDVSVSKNRQKVYSYGLDYVYTPTFVFGCNYYIGAMPKTQYLSLLDKFLASQN from the coding sequence ATGAAATCAATAAAAATAATTTTAATGTCGTTAATGATAGTATCTTTAATATTTTTAATTGGGTGTGGTGGTAAACCTTCTGGAGATTTAATAAAAATACAAGATGCAGGTTTTTTAACAATAGAACAATGCCAAGTCCGAGGGCTTCAAGATAAAGTGCTGATGATAGAATCAAAGTATTGCAGTCATTGTGAGGCAACACTTCCTGATTTTATTCAAGCTTGTGCTGAAAAAGGAGTTGAACCAGAAATTTTAGATGTTTCAGTTTCTAAGAATCGACAAAAAGTTTATTCCTATGGGCTTGATTATGTTTATACTCCGACATTTGTTTTTGGGTGCAATTATTACATTGGAGCCATGCCAAAAACTCAATATTTGAGTTTACTCGATAAGTTTTTAGCAAGTCAAAACTAA
- a CDS encoding adenine phosphoribosyltransferase: protein MIKSKIRTIHNYPKQGIMFRDITTLLKDPNGMRQLIDDLVQRYIGVKIDLICGIEARGFILGGALAHQMGLGFIPIRKKGKLPSKTISQEYSLEYGTDTIEIHEDALSSGQNILIVDDLLATGGTSLAAAKLVEKLGATVVELAFIVDLPEVGGRKKLIDSGYMVFSLCEFEGE from the coding sequence ATGATTAAATCTAAAATAAGAACAATACATAATTATCCTAAACAGGGAATAATGTTTAGAGATATTACAACTTTATTAAAAGATCCTAATGGGATGAGACAATTAATTGATGATCTTGTTCAACGTTACATTGGAGTTAAAATTGATTTGATTTGTGGAATTGAAGCAAGAGGATTTATTTTAGGTGGTGCATTAGCGCATCAAATGGGCTTAGGTTTTATTCCAATTAGAAAAAAAGGTAAACTGCCGTCAAAAACAATTTCTCAAGAATACTCGCTTGAGTATGGGACCGATACAATAGAAATTCATGAAGATGCATTAAGTTCAGGTCAAAATATTTTGATTGTTGATGATTTGTTGGCAACGGGAGGAACATCACTTGCTGCTGCAAAACTTGTCGAAAAATTAGGTGCAACTGTTGTCGAACTTGCATTTATTGTTGACTTGCCTGAAGTGGGTGGGAGAAAAAAACTTATTGATTCTGGTTATATGGTTTTTTCACTTTGCGAATTTGAAGGTGAGTAA